A stretch of Rhodobacter sp. 24-YEA-8 DNA encodes these proteins:
- a CDS encoding phosphoenolpyruvate hydrolase family protein — MMLSGELPCPEGPAARQDWRLSSEATGAAGWRSIICPGLALLPPGLEEIATLLPLADLNGVALSYCGNRAGTPEPGQKRGQDQPGALALMMSDPFLNPGRIADTLRAAGMDTVINWPSCQILDGDTARAVASAGLGVAREAAMIAEFSALGFRTLGLVRGAGHGALMAKAGATQIVLHPGIALRDWRSRAMAARLLDEEMQASAGLELPLLVFRSRGYGSELDAVISRSAGVVSLVEAAI; from the coding sequence ATGATGCTCTCCGGTGAGCTCCCTTGCCCCGAAGGGCCTGCAGCACGACAGGACTGGCGGCTGTCCAGCGAGGCGACAGGAGCGGCGGGCTGGCGCAGCATAATCTGTCCGGGCCTCGCTCTGTTGCCGCCGGGCCTTGAAGAAATCGCGACATTGCTGCCGCTGGCGGATCTGAACGGCGTTGCGCTCAGCTATTGCGGCAACCGGGCCGGGACACCTGAACCGGGCCAGAAACGGGGGCAGGATCAGCCAGGGGCGCTCGCCCTGATGATGTCGGACCCGTTCCTGAATCCTGGCCGCATCGCCGACACATTGCGCGCTGCGGGGATGGACACCGTGATCAACTGGCCAAGTTGCCAGATCCTTGACGGAGATACCGCCCGCGCCGTGGCCAGCGCCGGATTGGGCGTTGCGCGCGAGGCAGCGATGATTGCAGAATTCAGCGCCCTCGGCTTTCGGACCCTGGGTCTGGTCAGGGGGGCAGGCCATGGAGCGCTGATGGCAAAGGCGGGGGCCACGCAGATCGTGCTCCATCCCGGCATCGCTCTGCGCGACTGGCGCAGCAGGGCCATGGCCGCCCGGCTGCTGGACGAGGAAATGCAGGCGAGCGCGGGGCTGGAGCTTCCCCTTCTGGTATTCCGCTCGCGGGGCTATGGCAGCGAGCTTGATGCGGTGATCTCCCGCAGCGCAGGGGTGGTTTCGCTGGTCGAGGCGGCCATATGA